The Pseudosulfitobacter pseudonitzschiae genome includes a region encoding these proteins:
- a CDS encoding amidohydrolase family protein yields MTTTAITGTTAITMDAARRVIENATIVYEDDRIVAVGSAADVTIPAGAEMIDGAGTLTLPGLIDSHAHAGHGLTRNLGAGAGDAWFDACEDIYTRGSTAGFWQAEAQLSALERLKAGITTCTMLLGGGADHYRTDTREAGDLHCAATRETGIRTMLAAGLNRAPFPKTYRSLDLSRDISLSFENQLAVCAELAESHNDLLGTGTGVCLIMPVYQPDEFAENPETIRRMCRDVMDLREKAGLLFTQDGHRNGSIELAETLGILGPWSYLSHSVDLTTQDMQAAKRSGTSIVHNPSAIMSILGRCPAPELRDMGVNVALGSDAAAPDRGYDMFRHMAQCLHYHRRHFRDPEVMMPIDVLEMCTIDAARAIGLDGDLGSLEVGKKADIVMLDREQAHFYPPIMPLTAAAQFANAGDVDTVIVNGNVLMRHRKTKLDERQILNAAAQELTDAVARCDLEHLLQETA; encoded by the coding sequence GTGACCACCACTGCCATCACCGGAACCACCGCAATCACGATGGACGCCGCGCGCCGCGTCATCGAAAACGCAACAATCGTCTATGAAGATGACCGCATCGTTGCCGTAGGCTCTGCCGCCGACGTGACCATCCCCGCAGGGGCCGAGATGATCGACGGGGCAGGGACGCTGACCTTGCCCGGCCTGATCGACAGCCACGCCCACGCAGGCCACGGGCTGACGCGCAATCTGGGGGCAGGGGCCGGTGACGCATGGTTCGACGCCTGCGAAGACATCTACACCCGTGGTTCTACCGCCGGATTCTGGCAGGCCGAGGCACAGCTGTCGGCGCTGGAACGGCTCAAGGCGGGGATCACCACCTGCACCATGTTGCTGGGCGGCGGTGCCGACCATTACCGCACCGACACGCGCGAAGCGGGCGATTTGCACTGCGCTGCCACTCGCGAAACAGGCATCCGCACCATGCTGGCCGCAGGTCTGAACCGCGCCCCGTTCCCCAAAACCTATCGCAGTCTCGATCTGTCGCGTGACATCTCTCTGAGCTTTGAAAACCAGCTGGCAGTTTGCGCGGAACTGGCGGAATCACACAATGATCTGCTGGGCACGGGCACGGGCGTCTGCCTGATCATGCCGGTCTACCAGCCTGACGAATTTGCCGAAAACCCCGAAACCATCCGCCGCATGTGCCGCGATGTGATGGACCTGCGCGAAAAGGCGGGGCTGCTGTTCACCCAGGACGGGCACCGCAACGGATCAATTGAACTGGCCGAAACGCTGGGCATACTTGGCCCTTGGTCCTATCTGTCCCACTCTGTCGATCTGACGACACAGGACATGCAGGCCGCCAAACGCAGCGGAACATCCATCGTGCACAATCCTTCGGCGATCATGTCGATCCTCGGGCGCTGCCCTGCCCCGGAACTGCGCGACATGGGCGTGAACGTGGCGCTGGGATCAGATGCGGCGGCCCCCGACCGTGGCTATGATATGTTCCGCCATATGGCGCAATGTCTGCACTATCACCGCCGCCATTTCCGCGATCCCGAGGTGATGATGCCCATCGACGTTCTGGAAATGTGCACAATCGACGCGGCCCGTGCCATCGGGCTTGACGGTGATCTTGGCTCGCTCGAGGTCGGCAAAAAGGCCGACATCGTGATGCTGGACCGCGAACAGGCGCATTTCTATCCGCCGATCATGCCGCTGACAGCCGCCGCCCAATTTGCCAATGCGGGCGACGTGGATACCGTAATTGTCAACGGAAACGTGCTGATGCGCCACCGCAAGACCAAGCTTGACGAACGCCAGATCCTCAACGCGGCGGCGCAGGAACTGACAGATGCCGTGGCGCGCTGTGATTTGGAGCATTTGCTGCAAGAGACGGCGTAA